The genomic region GCGTTCCGTCGGGCAGCCGCACCATCACAACGTCGAGCGGAACCCGGCGATGGACCGGCGAGATCCGGTCCGCCTTGAGGATCAGCACGCTCCGGCCGTCGCTGCACAGGTGATTGACGGCGGCTTCGGCCGCGCTCTTCTCCCACAGGGCCGTCTCGTTGCGGAGGATGCCAAGAGCGTCCTGGAGCTGGCCGTCGGTTCCGACATTCGCGTGGCCGAGCAGGGTGAAATTGTTGTCGGCAAGGAAGCGTAGAAGCGCCGCGCTCTCGCTGTTCCTCTTCTCAAGGCTGTCGGCGTCGGACTTCATCCGAGCGAGCATCGCCTTCCAGTCGGCGACGGCGGCGCGGACGTCGTCGAGGACCTGCTTGAGTTGCCGGACTAGGTCCTGGCGACCGCGGGCGTCGGCGCGGTCGAGCTCGATGTAGATGATCGACTCCGGGCTGCCTTCGCCGACCTTCTCGATGCGGCCGTGCTTGTCGCGGGTGACCTTGACGATCGGGTGGAGAAGCCGGTGGATGGCCAGGTCGCGGGCCGCGATGGCACCGGCGATACTGTCGACCAGGAACGGCATGTCCTCATTGATCGTGACAAGCCGCATGCGGCGCCTTCCGGCCTCTCCGCCGGTCGATTCGACGTCGATCGCAGTCGTCCTCGGCGGCCTTACAGCGGCGGCCGACGCGATGAATTCGGCGGCATTACGCTGTTGTTCGCGATCGAAGCCCTCGGTTTCGCCCGGGAGGGCGTTCGTGGTCAGGGCATCGCGAATGGATTCGACCAGCGTTTTCGGCAGGCGCTGCTGGGCCGTCATTTTAGGTAGTTGCTCCGACACAGGTCTGGATGGCCGCGGGCTATAGCCGCGCGGTTGCGACGGGGACAAGGACGGACGGCTGCTTTTTTTGGAAAGTAGGGTTCAGGCGCCGACGCGGCGAATGGCGCGCTCGACGAGGGCGGCATCCTCGACGACCGCTACGGCTTCGTGAACGCCCGCGCTCGAACGGCGGGTCAGCACAAGAGCGAACTCTTCGTCGCTGGCGATGGAATCGAGGGCCAGGGGGCGTGCGGTACGAAGCTGCTCGCGCGCCTTTTCGGTCTTGGTGTCGGCTTTTGGCTCAGGGCGGCGAGCCTGACGCTCCGCGGCGACCAGCGCTTTGAGTCCGCCGGCCTGCGCCCGGATGAACTCGAGGAAGCCGCCGAATTCGACCTGCTGGCGCTCGGCGTGGGAGAGGGCCGCGGCATATTCGGTCAGCCGCGCCTTGTCGTAGTCGATTCCGAAGACGAGCTTCACGACCGGGGTCATCGGAGCGCGCGCCTGCGCCTTGACCCCGGATTCCTCGAGCAGCTCGGCATAATCCTCAGGATCTGCCTTCGAAGCCAAAGCAAAGTCGTAGGCGCTGGAAAGCGCCTGGTACAAAGCCTCGCGGCTCCGGCCGTCTGCTTCCTTGACCGCATCGGCATGTTCGCGAGCGGCGCAGAGCCGATCGGCGAGGCCTGCATTCTCATCGATCTCCAGGCTGATCTCGAAGTCCGGCGCGGCTTGGTGAATCTCCGGCACCATCTGGACCTCGACCTCGTCGGTGAGCTCCAGCGGCTGTTCTTCAGGCGCCGGCGCCGCAGCGGCTTCGATTTCCGGCTGGACTGTCTCGGTGAGCTCTAGAGGTTCCTCGTCCAGCTCCGCGGGTTCGACCGGTGCAAGCACGGCGTCCGGCGGCGCAACGCCTGCCTGGGCCGTGTGATCGACCTTCTTCCAGTTGATCACGCCATAGATGAAATCGATCGTGTCGCCGTCCGACGAGAAGGGCATCAGTATGCCGCGATAGAAGATGGTTTCGCCGCGCTGGTTCTCGAATTCGGCTTCGAAGCCGACCGGCGCTCGGTTGGCGATGATCTGCAGGTAGTGGTCCGTAAGCCGCGACAGGAGGGAGCGGCTGGGCACGTCGGCGATCGTTTTCACTTCCTCGTCGAGCCCGCATTCCTGACGGATCGCGGCGCCAACATAGGGGGTCGCGGGCTCATCCCCGCCGCTGGTGAAGTCGAGAAGGACGCTGTTTGGGGCGAAGTCCGAAAGGTCGCCGGGTTCGAGGTCCTCTATGGACGGAAAATCCCGCCCGTCGAGAAGGGACACCCAATAGTTGTACGCGCGAACGTGCATCCGACGCTCGTCGTTGCCGATCTGGACAACGCGCGATTCCTGCGTCGCTGAAGCATCGTCCGAGGAGTCGAACTCGCTCGGAAAATCGCGGTAACTGTCCATTGGTGAGGCCCACTCCCCTCGAACTCAAGGAACGGAATGACGGACAGCCCTTACCAAAGCGTTAACCCTGTTCGTTCAGCCCATCGGCGGAAGACTTGCGCTTGCCCCTTCCAATCCCGACTGTTAGTGGCGCTGCGCCGTGCGGGTTTACCCCCGCTGCTTTCGCGAAAAGCCGCTTTAGCTCAGCTGGTAGAGCACATCATTCGTAATGATGGGGTCGTGGGTTCGAGTCCCCCAAGCGGCACCGCGTTGCACACGGCGAATGCCGGGAGCATGAGCGGCCTCGTGGCAGTCACAAACGAGTCCAGATGAGGGTCTGCGTCGTCGGAGCGGGCGCCATCGGCGGATGGGTTGCAGCCGAGTTCGCGCTTGCAGGCCTCGACGTCAGCATCGTGGCGCGCGGCGAAACGCTCCGAACGATCGACAGCGAAGGCCTTCGGCTGACCGAGGGCGGCAACGACCATTGCGTTGCGGTCGCGACGGCGGAAAATCCCAAAGACCTTGGTGAGCAGGATCTCGTCGTCATCGCCGTGAAGGCTCCGGCGTTGGCGGGTATCGCGCCGAGCCTGGGGAACCTGATCGGCGACGACACGCTGGTGCTTCCCATGCTCAACGGAGTGCCCTGGTGGTTCACCGACGAGCCTCTGTGGTCGGTCGATCCGGACTGCGTAATCACCGACGCTCTTCCGATCGGGAGGATCATCGGCTGCGCGGTCGATGCGAGCTGCCACCGCCAGGCGCCCAACCATGTCCATGTCGCCCACGCCGACAGGCTGACCATCGGAGAGCCGGCAGGCGGTACAAGCGATCGCGTCGAGCGCCTTCGCTCGCATATCGCGGACACCGGAATCCCCTGCGAGGTCAGCGATAACGTTCGCAAGGCGATCTGGTACAAATTATGGGGCAATGCGACGGTCAATCCGCTGTCGGCGCTGACCCGTTCAACCGCGGATAGGCTGATCGAGGATGAGGCCATCCACGGCCTGATAATCGAGGCGATGGACGAGCTTGCCGCGGTCGGCGCGGCGATCGGCTGTCCGATCAGCGAGACGTCCGAGCAGCGGATGGCGGTCACCGAGCGGCTGGGGGCGTTCAAGACGTCGATGCTCCAGGACGTGGAGGCCGGCCGCCCGATCGAGCTCGATGCGCTTCTTGGAGCGCCCAGGGAGATTGCGCGGCGGGTCAATGTGCCGACGCCGCAGCTCGACCGGATTTATGCGATGACGCGGCTGTTCGCCGAGAACAGCGGCCTTCTCTAGGCCGTTCCGACTACCCGCCCGGAGCATTCGCCGAAACCGATCCGGACCGCATCCTGGGCCTCGCACCACGCGCGCAAGGTCACTTCATCGCCGTCTTCAAGGAAGGTTCGGCTTTCTCCCGATGGCAGCTCGATGGGCTGCTTTCCCCCGCGGCTGATCTCGAGCAGCGATCCGAGGCCGCTGTCGCTGTCGGTCGACAGGGTGCCGGTGCCGATGAGGTCGCCGGGCTGGAGGTTGCAGCCGTTGGATGCGTGATGAGTGACGATCTGGGCTGCGCTCCAGTACATCGCCGCCGACGCAGTTCCGCGTGAGAGAACGTGCGGCGCGCTGCCTTCCTGCCGCATCTTGTCGGTGGCGAGCGTGACCTCCAGCTGGATCTCGAACGCCGTGTCACCCTCGCTCCGCAAATATGGGAGCGGCTCCGGGTCGGCCGCCGCTCGCTGCGGCATCGGGGTTCGGAACGGCGCCAGCGCGTCGCTGGTGACAATCCACGGCGAAACGCTGGTCAAGAAGTTCTTGGCTAGGAACGGGCCCAGAGGCTGATATTCCCATGCCTGGATGTCACGAGCCGACCAGTCGTTTAGAAGGCACCATCCGGCGATATGCTGCTCGGCTTCGCCGATCGGGATGGGCTCGCCCAGGCGATTGCCCCGGCCCACCCAAAGGCCGAGCTCCAGCTCGTAATCGAGGCGCCGGCTCGGCCCGTATTCGGGAGCTTCGGCCTCGGGCGGCTTGCGCTGGCCGTTGGGGCGGATGACGTCCTCGCCGGACACGCGGACCGAGCTTGCCCGCCCGTGATAGCCGATGGGCACATATTTGTAGTTGGGAAGCAGCGGATTGTCGGGGCGGAACTGCTTGCCGACGTTCGTCGCGTGATGGATGCCCACGTAGAAGTCGGTGTAGTCGCCGACGAGGCAGGGAACATGCATCCTGACCTCGCTCTGTCCGATCAGCTGCGGCTCGATGTCGTTCCGGTACCGTTGGTCCGTGAGAAGCTCGACGAGGCGTTTTCGGAGCGCGCGCTGGGAGTCGTGGCCCCGAGCGAGCCAGCCATTGAGCACAGGCTGCGCGAAGTCGCCGCGCCAGCCTTCGTCGAGAAAATCGGAGATGCCGTTCAGGTCGAGGATGTAGTCGCCGATTGCTACTCCGGGGCGGCGGCGGCCCTTGGCTTCGGAGAAGATGCCCAGCGGCAGGTTCTGGACCGGGAAATCGCTTCCGGGCGCTGCGCTCTCGACCCAGCTGACCAGCGAGGGATCGTGCGTATCGTCAATGTCAGTCATCTTGCGTTGCGACCTCGCCGCTTTCCGAAGGCCGACCCGATAGACCGCTAACGCGCACCGCTCAAACTTGGGCGGCGCGACATTCCGCAGCGGGAACCTTCGCCCCTTGCGGGCATCTATGCTGCGGATCGGCCTTTCGAGCGCGGCTGGGGCTGGCACGCGCGTGAAGCAACCGGGTCGATCTCCCAAAACGGGATGGAGGCCCCACCATGACTGATCAACGCGAAATCCGGCCGGTCGAAACTGCCGCAGAGCTGTCGAGCACCCGCCGCGAACTCTTCTTGAACGGTGCGGCGCTATTCTCGGCGATGGCGGTCGCCGGCTCGTTCGCTGCGCCTGCCAATGCCGAAGGGCAAAAGGCTGCGCCGCCCGCCTCGGCGCCTTTGTACGAGCGGCTTGGCGGAATTTTCACAATCGCCGCCGTTGTCGATTATTTCAGCGACGAAGTGGTCAAGGATCCGGTGGCCGGCGCGCACTCGAAGAACCCGCAGCTTCGCGAATGGCACACCAAGCAGCTCGGCCGACTGCCGGGGCTGAAGTTCATGCGGACGCTTTGGGTCGCGAACATTTCCGGCGGACCGTTCCAGTACACGCCGACGCGGCCGGGGAGCACGAACCTTGGCCTCGAGAATGCGCACGAGAATCTGCGGATCTCGCCGATTGAGTTCGACGCGGTCGCCGGAGTCCTGTCGCGCTCGCTCGATCATTTCTCCGTGCCCGCGCGCGAGAAGGGCGAGGTGCTCGGCGCCTTCGCAGCCCACAAGGATGAGGTCACCAAGGGCTGGAGGGACGCTCAGGGCAACCGCGGCTAGCGCGGGAGCTTCGCCTTCGGGAAGCCGGCCCACGCTTGGTCATAATCGTCCTGCGCGCGATCGAGCGCGAAGCGCGTCGGGCGATAGGGCCAGCAGGTTTCGACCATGAACGCCATCGTGCCGGCGATCTTCGTCGGCTCGAGAGCGGCCTCGCTCGCCTTTTGCCAGCTTTCGAGGTCGGGCCCGTGCCCGCTCATGATGTTGTGGAGCGACAGTCCTCCGGGCGCGAAGCCTTCGGCCTTGGCGTCATAGGCGCCGTGGATCAGGCCCATCGCTTCGCTCATCAGGTTGCGGTGGAACCAGGGCGGCCTGAATGTGTCCTCGGCAACCATCCAGCGCGGCGGAAAGATGACAAAGTCAGCGTTGGCTCGACCGGGCACGTTGCTCGGGCTGGTGAGAACGGTGAAGATCGACGGATCGGGATGGTCGAAGCTGACCGTGTTGATGACGTTGAAGCGGGAGAGGTCGTAGCGCCACGGTGCGTAATTGCCGTGCCAAGCGACGACGTCGAGCGGCGAATGGTCGAGGGTCGTCGTCCACAAATGGCCGAGCGATTTCTGGACCACCTCGGTCGGATGGTCGGAATCCTCGAACCATGCCGCCGGGGCCTCGAAGTCGCGCGGGTTCGCGAGGCCGTTGGAGCCGATTGGCCCGAGCTCCGGCAGGCGGAAGGGGGCGCCGTAATTTTCCGCCACATAGCCGCGAGCGTCACCCTCCACCTCGACCCGGAACTTCACCCCGCGCGGCACGAGGCCAACTTTGCCGGGCTCGAGCTCCAGCAGCCCGAGCTCAGTCACCAGCCGAAGCGCGCCCTGCTGCGGAATGACGAGCAGTTCGCCGTCGGAGTCGACGAATACGCGCCGCTCCATTGTCTTCGATGCGCGATAGAGGTGGACCGCCACGCCTTCGAGGTCGGAAGGGTCGCGGGTGGTGAGCATCGTCACCAGCCCGTCGACGAAGTCCGTGCCTTCGGGCAGGTCTGCCGGCGGGTCCCAGCGGAGCCGATTGGGCGCAAGCGGCGCTTCGTCTGCGCTAGCTGCGAACAGCGGAGCGCCGTCGTAACGAGCGAACGGGCGATGGTCGGCGGTCGGCCGCATCCTGTACAGCCAGCTCCGCCGGTTCTCGCTTCGGGGCATGGTGAAGGCGCTGCCCGACAGCTGCTCGGCGTAAAGGCCGAACGGGGGTTTCTGCGGCGAATTACGGCCCTTCGGGAGAGCTCCTTCGATCGCTTCGGTTTCGAAATGGCCGCCGAAACCGCTCATGTAACGAGGCTGGTCGCTCATGGACGCGGCGTACCGACTCCGGCGCGCTCACGCAAACGGGCGCAGCGCCATCGAAGGAGCTGCGCCCGTCGCGCGCGGGACTCGCCTTCCGCGCGCATGCGGCGTGGACAGCTGCAAGCAGCCGTCCGGCCTTTTCGTCAGGACTGGTTTACGTTGACGTCGATCGAGTTGGGGACGTTGATGTTGGTGCTATCGCCGCCGAGCCCCAGCTGAGCGCGGAAGACCCACAGAAGCACCAGAACGACGATGATCAGGAGGACGACGGCAAGGACTCCTCCGCCTCCGCCGCCACCGTCGCGTTCGACGATCGTGGTATGTTCGGTATCGCGGTCGTCAGCCATGTCGGACTCCCTGTTGGCCTGTTTAGGTTGCGTAACGAACGATTCCGTTTCCGCGCGGTTCCAAGCCGATCATGCGGAACATTCCTGCGTGGCTGCGTTGGGCGCCTATGGGAAAAGTGAAGCGGAAGAACTGGATACGCGTGCCGGTCGGAAGCATCGTCGTCGTTGCAGCGATCGCCGCGTGCAGTTCGCAGGCTCCGCGGTCCCAGGAGTCAAACCTTTCGAACGCAGTGACGGTGAACGAAACGGCCGCTTCGGCTGCCCCCTCCGAAGGCGGAGCGCCGCAGGTGCCGCCGGCTCCAGGCACTGCCGCAGGGCTTCCGGACGACCGCACCCCGCTGTCTGAGCCACAGGGACCGATCGATCCCAAGAGTGCCGAGGCGGCGGGCCAGGTCGTCCAACATTACGGTGCGCTGATCGAACAAAAAAGGTTCGACGAAGCCGCTCCGCTTTGGAGCGATATCAAGGCCGGAAAAACGTTCGGTGACCGTTTTCGAGCGTTTCGCGAAATTCACGTCCAGGTTGGCAAGCCAGCGGACATGGAAGGGGCGGCGGGCTCAATCTACATCACGGTCCCCGTCGTCCTGTACGGGGCGACTTCGGGCGGCTCGCCGTTCAACTGTCGCGGGGACGCGACGCTTCGCCGCGTCAACGACGTTCCCGGTTCGACCGAGCGGCAACGACAGTGGCACATCTCGACCATCGAGTGCTAAAAACCGACTCGCGACGGGCAAGCCTTCCACAAAGGAGAAATGCAATGAGCAGCCGCTTCGACGAGATTCGTGAGCACATGCAGATCATCGACGCCGAAGGAGCGCCAGTCGGCAAGGTCGACAAGATCGACGGAGACCGGATCAAGCTCACCCGCGACAGCTCCGGGATGGGTAGCCATGAGGGCCACCACCATTACATTCCGCGCGGTCTCGTTGCGGACATCGAGGGTGATACCGTTCGCCTGTCGGCCCGTGCGGACGCGCTCGAGGCGATCTTCGAGACCGAAGAGGGCGGCGAAGCGGCCTGAGCCTTCGCTAAAAACCGGCTGAGTTCGCGACTTTCGCGGCTTCCTCCGCCGTAACCGGCTGCCCGGTCGCGTCGGTGAGGCCGCTTTCGTTGGCGCTCGTGTTGGCGGCAGCGTCGTTTCCGCCGGCGAAATCGACCGCGAACCAGATGATTCCCGCGGCCCAGAGCAGGGCCATCCACCGGCTCCTGAAGACAGAACTCGTGCGCATCGGAATCATTGCCGGAGTGTCGCCGTTCGCGGTTAAGATCCTGTTGCCGTCACCTCGCCATCGCCGGCGCTGCGAGGGCGTTCAGCCATTCTTCGAGGTTGGTGTAGCCATCACGGTCCTTGTCGCGGACGCCGTCGGACGCGCTGGCGGGGTTGAGGCCGTGCTGGCGTTCCCAGGAATCGGGCATCCCGTCGCCGTCGCGGTCGGCCCACGGCGTCCCGCGGTGGAGCTGGGGCCAGCCCCCGACCTGGTCCTGGCTATCGATGAGGCCTCCGCCGCGGTTGCGGACGCTCCCGATAACCCTTCGGTCGACCGAATCCCGGACCAGCGAGGCGCCGGCGTGCGCAAGCACGCGCTCATAGGCCGAAGCGGCAGGATCGCGGCTCACGGCGGCGGCGGGGGCCGGTCCGGTGAGGCGCATCGATCGTGATTCCGCGCCGAGCACCCTGGTCCACTGATCCGCGGGGATGATTCCGTCGATGCTGTTGCGCGCGAACCAGCCGCGCGAAGTTGGCACCCCTTTCTGGCTGAAGAAGTTCGGGTTCTGGGTGGCCGGGCCGGTCAGGTAGGCGTTGTCGACGAAGTTGAACGAAACCAATCCGGGACCGCCGCTATATCCCGCCTGGTGGCCGCCCCAATCGTAGAAGACGTTGGAGCGGAAATCGAAGAAGGCTCCGGCCGGGTCCTTCGGCGGGGGTACGGAATTGCCGAGTCGCGGCGAGCGCCCGCCGTGGTGAGCCCACAAATTGTGGTGGAAGCTCAGCCGGGCCCCCATCCCGACATTGAGCAACGATCCGTAGCAGTGCCAGCCTTCCGGATTCACCGACCGACATAGCGATTCTGAAATCACCGACCACTGCACCGTCACGTCGCGCAAGTCGGAGCGTGGCCTGTTGTAGGTAGCGCTTGCCGACAGGGTTTCGTCCGTGCCCCAGCTGGCCGACACGTGATCGAGGATGATGCGGCTGCCGTTGGTCAACCAGATGGCGTCGCTGACAGACTTTGATTCGTCGCCGAGGCGAACGCGGATGAAGCGGACAACCACATCGTCGGCGGCGATTCCGAGCACGTGATCGCGCAGGGTGATCCCGCCGCCCGGCGCGGTTTGCCCGGCAATCGTTAGTCGCCCGTTGCGGACTCTCAGCGGCTTGGCGAGACGGATGGTGCCGCCGACGTCGAACACGATCGTTCGGGGGCCGGTGGCTTC from Sphingomonas anseongensis harbors:
- a CDS encoding ketopantoate reductase family protein produces the protein MRVCVVGAGAIGGWVAAEFALAGLDVSIVARGETLRTIDSEGLRLTEGGNDHCVAVATAENPKDLGEQDLVVIAVKAPALAGIAPSLGNLIGDDTLVLPMLNGVPWWFTDEPLWSVDPDCVITDALPIGRIIGCAVDASCHRQAPNHVHVAHADRLTIGEPAGGTSDRVERLRSHIADTGIPCEVSDNVRKAIWYKLWGNATVNPLSALTRSTADRLIEDEAIHGLIIEAMDELAAVGAAIGCPISETSEQRMAVTERLGAFKTSMLQDVEAGRPIELDALLGAPREIARRVNVPTPQLDRIYAMTRLFAENSGLL
- the hmgA gene encoding homogentisate 1,2-dioxygenase; translated protein: MSDQPRYMSGFGGHFETEAIEGALPKGRNSPQKPPFGLYAEQLSGSAFTMPRSENRRSWLYRMRPTADHRPFARYDGAPLFAASADEAPLAPNRLRWDPPADLPEGTDFVDGLVTMLTTRDPSDLEGVAVHLYRASKTMERRVFVDSDGELLVIPQQGALRLVTELGLLELEPGKVGLVPRGVKFRVEVEGDARGYVAENYGAPFRLPELGPIGSNGLANPRDFEAPAAWFEDSDHPTEVVQKSLGHLWTTTLDHSPLDVVAWHGNYAPWRYDLSRFNVINTVSFDHPDPSIFTVLTSPSNVPGRANADFVIFPPRWMVAEDTFRPPWFHRNLMSEAMGLIHGAYDAKAEGFAPGGLSLHNIMSGHGPDLESWQKASEAALEPTKIAGTMAFMVETCWPYRPTRFALDRAQDDYDQAWAGFPKAKLPR
- a CDS encoding pectate lyase family protein; amino-acid sequence: MKFHFSIALAAAFAAAACSQPAAGQVPAFPSAEGAGAFSLGGRGGRAIHVTNLNDSGPGSLRAAVEATGPRTIVFDVGGTIRLAKPLRVRNGRLTIAGQTAPGGGITLRDHVLGIAADDVVVRFIRVRLGDESKSVSDAIWLTNGSRIILDHVSASWGTDETLSASATYNRPRSDLRDVTVQWSVISESLCRSVNPEGWHCYGSLLNVGMGARLSFHHNLWAHHGGRSPRLGNSVPPPKDPAGAFFDFRSNVFYDWGGHQAGYSGGPGLVSFNFVDNAYLTGPATQNPNFFSQKGVPTSRGWFARNSIDGIIPADQWTRVLGAESRSMRLTGPAPAAAVSRDPAASAYERVLAHAGASLVRDSVDRRVIGSVRNRGGGLIDSQDQVGGWPQLHRGTPWADRDGDGMPDSWERQHGLNPASASDGVRDKDRDGYTNLEEWLNALAAPAMAR
- the fahA gene encoding fumarylacetoacetase; the protein is MTDIDDTHDPSLVSWVESAAPGSDFPVQNLPLGIFSEAKGRRRPGVAIGDYILDLNGISDFLDEGWRGDFAQPVLNGWLARGHDSQRALRKRLVELLTDQRYRNDIEPQLIGQSEVRMHVPCLVGDYTDFYVGIHHATNVGKQFRPDNPLLPNYKYVPIGYHGRASSVRVSGEDVIRPNGQRKPPEAEAPEYGPSRRLDYELELGLWVGRGNRLGEPIPIGEAEQHIAGWCLLNDWSARDIQAWEYQPLGPFLAKNFLTSVSPWIVTSDALAPFRTPMPQRAAADPEPLPYLRSEGDTAFEIQLEVTLATDKMRQEGSAPHVLSRGTASAAMYWSAAQIVTHHASNGCNLQPGDLIGTGTLSTDSDSGLGSLLEISRGGKQPIELPSGESRTFLEDGDEVTLRAWCEAQDAVRIGFGECSGRVVGTA
- a CDS encoding group I truncated hemoglobin, which produces MTDQREIRPVETAAELSSTRRELFLNGAALFSAMAVAGSFAAPANAEGQKAAPPASAPLYERLGGIFTIAAVVDYFSDEVVKDPVAGAHSKNPQLREWHTKQLGRLPGLKFMRTLWVANISGGPFQYTPTRPGSTNLGLENAHENLRISPIEFDAVAGVLSRSLDHFSVPAREKGEVLGAFAAHKDEVTKGWRDAQGNRG
- a CDS encoding PAS domain-containing protein — translated: MDSYRDFPSEFDSSDDASATQESRVVQIGNDERRMHVRAYNYWVSLLDGRDFPSIEDLEPGDLSDFAPNSVLLDFTSGGDEPATPYVGAAIRQECGLDEEVKTIADVPSRSLLSRLTDHYLQIIANRAPVGFEAEFENQRGETIFYRGILMPFSSDGDTIDFIYGVINWKKVDHTAQAGVAPPDAVLAPVEPAELDEEPLELTETVQPEIEAAAAPAPEEQPLELTDEVEVQMVPEIHQAAPDFEISLEIDENAGLADRLCAAREHADAVKEADGRSREALYQALSSAYDFALASKADPEDYAELLEESGVKAQARAPMTPVVKLVFGIDYDKARLTEYAAALSHAERQQVEFGGFLEFIRAQAGGLKALVAAERQARRPEPKADTKTEKAREQLRTARPLALDSIASDEEFALVLTRRSSAGVHEAVAVVEDAALVERAIRRVGA
- a CDS encoding DUF2171 domain-containing protein; the encoded protein is MSSRFDEIREHMQIIDAEGAPVGKVDKIDGDRIKLTRDSSGMGSHEGHHHYIPRGLVADIEGDTVRLSARADALEAIFETEEGGEAA